Within Runella rosea, the genomic segment CCTGCCTTTGGGGCGGCGTTGGAAAAAGCGTACGGTGATGCCGACGTTCGGGGCATTATTATCACTTCCGACAAGCCCGAATTTGTGGCAGGAGCGGATTTGAAAATGATTTTACGGAATCAGAACGAAAATCCTGCCGAAATCCTGAAAATATCGGTAGAGCTTAATCAACTTTTTCGCAAAATCGAAACCAATGGCAAACCCGTGGTGGCGGCCATCAATGGTACCGCTTTGGGTGGAGGACTGGAAATCTGTCTGGCGTGCCATTATCGGGTGGCGTTGGATAATCCCAAAACCAAACTAGGCTTGCCTGAAGTGAAAGTAGGGCTATTGCCGGGTGGTGGCGGTACGCAGCGGTTGCCGCGTATGATCGGGATGCAGGCGGCGCTGCCGTTGATGTTGGAAGGCAAAGAGCTGACGCCCAAAGAAGCATTGGGGTTGGGTATCGTTGATGCGATTGCTAGAACTCGCGAAGAAATGCTCGAAAAAGCAGAGGCTTGGATTATATCAAACCCTAAACCCGTAAAACCATGGGATGAAGTTAACAAGAAAACGGGTAAAATTCAGGCAAAAGACAATTATAAAGTACCCAATGGCGCGGTTTTAAGCCCCGTAGGAATGCAAACCTTCACAGTGGGTACGGCCATGATGATGGACAAATCCAAGGGCAATTACCCGTCAACGCAGCACATTATGTCGTGCGTGTACGAAGGATTATTGGTCAATATAGACCGTGGAATTGTGATTGAATCGCGGCATTTTGTGCAGGTAGCCACCTCCAAAGTAGCAGGGAATTTGATTCGGACCATGTTTCTGGGCCTGAACGAAGCCAATAAAGGAGCCAGTCGTCCGAAGGAAATTCCAAAGACGGATGTTAAGAAACTTGGTATTTTGGGAGCGGGAATGATGGGCGCGGGCATCGCCTACGTAAGTGCGGTGGCGGGCATTGAAGTCGTGCTGAAAGATGTAAGCCTCGAAGCGGCCGAAAAAGGCAAAGACTATTCGCGGGCGTTGCTGAAAAAAGCCATTGAACGCGGGAAAATGGATAGCCTCAAGGCCGAAGGAATCCTGAACCTCATCAAACCTACAGCCAATGTGGCTGATTTGCAAGGTAGTGAGTTGATTATTGAGGCCGTTTTTGAAAATCGAGACTTAAAAGCCACCGTCACCAAAGAAGCCGAACCGATGTTGGCACAAGGCGGTGTTTTTGGTTCTAATACTTCTACTTTGCCCATTTCAGGCTTGGCTAAAGCCTCGGCAAATCCTAAAAATTTTGTAGGAATTCATTTTTTCTCACCCGTTGATAAAATGATGTTGGTAGAGTTGATTGTTGGGAAAGAAACCTCCGATTATGCCTTGGCCGTGGCGGTGGATTTTACCCGCAAAATCAGAAAAACGCCCATTGTGGTCAACGACTCACGAGGATTTTATACTTCGCGGTGTTTTGGAACCTATACGTCGGAAGGCATGGAATTACTCAAAGACGGGGTGAACCCTGTATTGATTGAAAATGCGGGTAAGTTGGCAGGAATGCCCGTGGGCCCCTTGGCCGTGACGGATGAGGTGGCGTTGGATTTAGTGTATAAAATCTCGGGACAAGCGGTGAAAGACGGGGTATTGGCCGATACAGATACGAGCTACCAAATCGGTAAGCAATTTACAGAGATGGGACGTTTGGGTAAAAAAGCCAAGGCGGGTTTTTATGAATACCCAGAAGGCGCCCCAAAACAGCTTTGGTCTGGGCTTGCGGACTTGTTTCCCGTGGCGTCGCAACAACCTTCGTTGGAAGAAGTCAAAACGCGTTTGTTGTATCGTCAGGCGCTTGAAACCGTTCGTTGTTATGAAGAAGGGGTCATTCGTACCAAATTAGATGCTGATTTAGGCTCCATTTTAGCGTGGGGTTTTCCACCTTATACGGGCGGTACGCTCTCTTTTGTAGATTTTGTAGGCATTAAAACCTTCGTATGTACCCTCGACCGCTTAGCCGATACGTACGGTGAACGTTTCCGTCCCACTCAAAAACTGCGGGAGAGGGCGGCAATTGCTTAAAACCTACTGCCATAGGGTTGTCATCAGGAGGGTTTATTTTTGCAATCAAATAAACTGTTTTCGTGTAAAGATAAACCAACAGCCATGAGTGCATTAAAAGACATTTACTCTCCTGATTTTTATAACACATTTGCGGAAACGCTGGCCAAAACCATTCCCGATTTTGACAAGCAGCGCTTTCTTGAGCTGATTTTCGATGCGGAATTTGCGCAAAAAGAGCTAAAAGACCGCATGAGGCATACCACACGGGTACTGCATCATTTTCTGCCGACAGAATTTAGGGAGGCTGCTGTGTTGATTGAAAAGATTATCACTCAAATTCGTCAAAATAAAGAAAAAGAAGATAGCTTGGCGTACATCTTTTTCCCAGATTACATCGAAACCTATGGATTGGAAGACTACGAAAATTCGGTAAAAGCGATTGAATTTGTGACCCAATTTGTCAGTTGTGAGTTTGCCGTCAGGCCGTTTTTGTTGAGGTATGGCGACAAAATGATGAATCAAATGCACCAGTGGGCATTGCACAAAAGTCATAAAGTACGGCGGTTGGCCAGTGAAGGCAGCCGCCCACGTTTGCCTTGGGCGATGGCGATTCCTGCACTAAAAAAAGACCCTACTCCATGCATACTTTTGCTTGAACATCTAAAAAATGACCCTTCTGAATGGGTGCGCCGCAGTGTGGCCAATCATTTGAACGATATTTCAAAAGACCACCCCGATTTGGTACTGAAGGTGGCCAATGCATGGAAAGGCAAAACGAAAGAAACGGATGCCATTATCAAACACGCTTGTCGTACATTGCTAAAACAAGGCCACCGCGACGTATTGGCCCTGTATAACTTGGTGAGTGAGCAGGTTCATGTAGAAAACTTTTCGATTTTAGCCCCTAAAATCGCCATTGGGGATAGTTTGGAATTTACGTTTTCGATTATCAACCAAAATGAAAGTCATCACACGGTGCGCTTGGAATATGCGATTTATTACCAAAAGCAAAATGGCCAACTGTCGAAAAAAGTAT encodes:
- a CDS encoding 3-hydroxyacyl-CoA dehydrogenase NAD-binding domain-containing protein, which translates into the protein MTINYTISNNIAILSWNMTSLPMNVLNDESVPAFGAALEKAYGDADVRGIIITSDKPEFVAGADLKMILRNQNENPAEILKISVELNQLFRKIETNGKPVVAAINGTALGGGLEICLACHYRVALDNPKTKLGLPEVKVGLLPGGGGTQRLPRMIGMQAALPLMLEGKELTPKEALGLGIVDAIARTREEMLEKAEAWIISNPKPVKPWDEVNKKTGKIQAKDNYKVPNGAVLSPVGMQTFTVGTAMMMDKSKGNYPSTQHIMSCVYEGLLVNIDRGIVIESRHFVQVATSKVAGNLIRTMFLGLNEANKGASRPKEIPKTDVKKLGILGAGMMGAGIAYVSAVAGIEVVLKDVSLEAAEKGKDYSRALLKKAIERGKMDSLKAEGILNLIKPTANVADLQGSELIIEAVFENRDLKATVTKEAEPMLAQGGVFGSNTSTLPISGLAKASANPKNFVGIHFFSPVDKMMLVELIVGKETSDYALAVAVDFTRKIRKTPIVVNDSRGFYTSRCFGTYTSEGMELLKDGVNPVLIENAGKLAGMPVGPLAVTDEVALDLVYKISGQAVKDGVLADTDTSYQIGKQFTEMGRLGKKAKAGFYEYPEGAPKQLWSGLADLFPVASQQPSLEEVKTRLLYRQALETVRCYEEGVIRTKLDADLGSILAWGFPPYTGGTLSFVDFVGIKTFVCTLDRLADTYGERFRPTQKLRERAAIA
- a CDS encoding DNA alkylation repair protein translates to MSALKDIYSPDFYNTFAETLAKTIPDFDKQRFLELIFDAEFAQKELKDRMRHTTRVLHHFLPTEFREAAVLIEKIITQIRQNKEKEDSLAYIFFPDYIETYGLEDYENSVKAIEFVTQFVSCEFAVRPFLLRYGDKMMNQMHQWALHKSHKVRRLASEGSRPRLPWAMAIPALKKDPTPCILLLEHLKNDPSEWVRRSVANHLNDISKDHPDLVLKVANAWKGKTKETDAIIKHACRTLLKQGHRDVLALYNLVSEQVHVENFSILAPKIAIGDSLEFTFSIINQNESHHTVRLEYAIYYQKQNGQLSKKVFKISEREYAPAERATIRRKQKFVPITTRKFYPGIHQVSIIINGEEKEITVFELTA